One window of Brevinematia bacterium genomic DNA carries:
- a CDS encoding alkaline phosphatase: MKKKRFFLAILFLLLSKSALFASTSKGVVLPRNIIIMIGDGMGVGAISAYCLANTNSNFFRFKNIALMSTYADGSLVTDSAAGGTALATGFKTKNGYVSTLPDGTHLETIMEVAKKKGKSTGIVVTCSVTHATPATFYAHVSSRGNEAEIATFATNQTIDVFIGGGLSFFTPTPSQQTLTTQYTEANPGQQTINLLEIMSNLGYKIITNYEEFALYTPTKTEKLLALLESMHLPPALNTNRKTSLPEMTKKSLDILSKSKNGFVLMIEGSQIDWEAHGNNAKGLIAEMSDFDKTIGVVLDFAQKSGDTLVIVTSDHETGGVGIIGGVVGKSTTIRFLSKDHTGVLVPTFSYGPGSENFLGIIDNTFIGKKLIEILSGSSPNQTKN; this comes from the coding sequence ATGAAGAAAAAGAGGTTCTTTTTAGCAATCCTATTTCTACTTTTAAGTAAATCTGCTCTTTTTGCAAGCACCAGCAAAGGTGTAGTTTTGCCTAGAAATATAATTATAATGATAGGAGACGGAATGGGAGTTGGAGCTATATCTGCATACTGTTTAGCTAACACAAACTCAAACTTTTTCAGATTCAAAAACATTGCTCTAATGTCTACATATGCTGATGGCTCTCTCGTTACTGACTCTGCTGCAGGTGGAACTGCTCTTGCAACAGGGTTTAAAACCAAAAACGGGTATGTATCAACTCTACCAGATGGAACCCACCTTGAGACTATTATGGAGGTTGCAAAAAAGAAAGGCAAATCTACTGGTATAGTCGTAACTTGCTCCGTAACCCACGCAACTCCTGCTACATTCTATGCCCATGTAAGCTCTAGAGGAAACGAAGCTGAAATTGCTACTTTTGCAACAAATCAAACAATTGACGTGTTTATAGGTGGAGGACTATCGTTTTTCACACCAACTCCATCACAACAAACCTTAACAACCCAATACACTGAAGCAAACCCAGGTCAGCAAACTATAAATTTACTTGAGATTATGAGTAATCTTGGGTATAAGATAATCACAAATTACGAAGAATTCGCCCTCTACACTCCAACCAAAACTGAAAAACTTCTAGCACTACTTGAGAGTATGCATTTACCACCAGCACTAAACACCAACAGAAAAACTTCATTGCCCGAGATGACAAAAAAATCCCTAGATATACTCTCAAAAAGTAAGAACGGATTCGTCCTAATGATAGAAGGTTCGCAGATAGACTGGGAGGCACATGGAAACAATGCCAAAGGATTGATAGCAGAAATGAGCGACTTTGACAAAACCATAGGAGTAGTTCTAGACTTCGCTCAGAAAAGTGGTGACACTCTAGTCATAGTAACATCAGATCACGAAACTGGTGGCGTTGGAATCATCGGCGGTGTTGTAGGCAAGTCAACAACTATAAGGTTTCTATCCAAAGATCATACAGGAGTATTAGTCCCCACATTCTCCTATGGCCCCGG